TACATCAAAAtgaaataagttgttttttcacGTTTTACCTAAAACGTAAAACCCCTAAAATATTTGGAACGGGTTTGTCACCGATTCAAGTTACAAGTTACAACCGAAGGCTTTCTCAGTTTTCTCAATATGCATCCAAATAACATAAGGCACAAGACAGTCTCAGAGAACATGCAATGCAGTCTCAATATTTTGCAGCCACAATAAATTCACCCTGTTGTTGTCCAGGCCAAACACTCCTATCACTACTATAACTTTGTCAAAACCAAATTTGTACGCAATGGGAGTAAATCATGCCACCAACttagatttgatttttattttagtttcccacgcaattttatttttttagataaacaaAATGGTAAATCATTAAAAGCTCAATACACATAAAATGGAGGGATGTAAATTCAAATTTCGGTCATGACGTCCGATCTAATAATTTCGGCATTTCTATCTATTGGACTATATGATCCGTAAACATTGTCTCTGCAATTTATTTGCCTCCTAAACAAAaatgggttaaatatgtttttggtccctatagtttcccaaaattttcgttttagcccCTAAAGTTTCATcggtcaatgtttttagtccctacttttcattcaactcgtgtatattttcacatttttaaatgattttttgtattcatgtttataatattataagaacatctccgataaaaatttagaattttttaacataagatgaattatttatgaatttttatgtgcaaaaaactaaaaattcatatttaattcatcttttgttaaaaaaattaaacttttgtaacaAATATTCATACAATGTATTAATCATGACCAcggaaaacaaaattaaattttcaaatggtACGCACGAGTTaaatgaaaagtagggactaaaaatattgaCCGATGGAACTTCAAGGACTAAAAAGTGCGAAAACAAACTTCagaaactaaaacgaaaattctgaaaaactatagggaccaaaaacatatttaaaccaacaaaaattatattttcccGGGTTTTAGTCAAACTTTGCACTGCAATGTATAGTTTTGAAGGGTGCTGGACTGTTGGTATATGtacatgtttatttatttatttatttatttctctttcaaACTTGTAAATTTGAAGAACTTGAATACTTTTAGCTTGATGTAAGACATATCGTGTTGTTACTTTAAATCtcaactttaattttatataaatcaaaaaaagaaaaacaaacaaactaaactttttttttaacaaacaaacaCGACTTTAATTTATTCCTAAAGTAATATTCGTATATGCACCTCACCTTAACCCAACATATccaatatagtttttttttttttacttaatatcCAAAATAGTTATCAggcttaattacattttttttgtctcttcattttttattgCATTTTTTAGCTTAAAATTCCTGATATATTATATTAGGATTGAAGTTTTTAATGAGATTTTCTTGTAATTTTATATGTGTTAATCATTCTATATTATCATCTTGATGATTGCATATTACCAATTTTTAAGCAAAGAATCGGAGAAAATCTACAAAATcgattgattttaaaataagagaACCAAAGTGAGTAAAAATAACGAGAGTCAAACAAAACTATTAAAAAACACCAATATTGAAACAttcttatttattaaaaaaaatggtaaatcCTCCCCCGTTGATTGTCATAAGTTTTAACTAAACTATCAAATATTGATATTGTTAGACTTAACACTTTCCATTGAGTTTGAATATGAAACATATCGCAGTCGTGGGCTTAAATTTTAGAATAAAGTGTATCAAAGTCTAACTATTACAGCAAAacacttgttttatttttggatgaTTCGAAATTGATACCAgaagtgtaaaattaatttttctcgTGTTTAGATATTATCGAGTATCGTTGATTTTACTTCCAAGATCAGTTCTAACCTTAATATAGAATTCGTAGCATTTTTACCCCTACAACTTATTTTAGACTTGAATTTAACATTCAATTCACTTTTACAATGAGAGGCGTATAGGTCATGTCTTGCCATACAAATACGTATTTGCGGGTAAGCGGTCGTTTAGGTTGCTCCCTTGAGGGCACAAACAAGCGCCGAATATTTGCTATTTCCAACTACATGAATCATTGATTGTTTAAACTGTCCACCAAGGGTTTGCGAAGGTTTGATGCCACCTTCTAATATTGGATGGTATGTTCAACCAAACAAAACCGCAATTTCTTTTGTCTAGTGTTTCCTAGTTTTGATTGTTTCATCTTTGACCTTAGGTCTGCCACAGAAAGGTTGTCCCTTCGTTGTGAATTGCTTCACTTCTTTCATTTAGTTACTCTTCATTCTTTGAACGACTTTGGTCAAGCTACCGCTACATTTTTTGAGAACGACCTGTCTCCCTCTTCTCAAGGAAGTGAGTCTTAGACCGCATGTAGTTGTTCTCAGTCATTTTTTTATACAGTTCTAAACAGGTGTTGACTCTTCACTCCAGCCTATCTTagtaaaataaaactatttttcaATTCCCTTCTAGCCATAATCATTTTTATATCTTTGCAAAATTAAACACACACTTAATTTACCAACTAAAAATGTAATAACTTTTCAATTTCAGGATGAATTTTCTGatacacattttatttaaatatgtattaGTACATTTGCTGAGTTGAATAATTCTTATAAATTCACAAatcatatttattaattatttaccAAATTATTAACTAGTGAATTAGctagttaacatttttctattttgaatTAAGCTAAGATCCATGCAAATACACTCTCCAATCAAAGTCACAAGAAGGGGGGAAAAGTCAAAATATTCTTACTATTatcactttaaaaaaatgaagagtgAGTAGTAAAAAGACAAAGTAGAGAGCGGCGAGAATAGTAGAAGAACGAACTTTTTTTCCTCCGACAGATGTTCCATGTTCAAACAAAACTCGTTCTTTTCACTTTCATCTCCTTAAAGTCGTTGATTCTCATTGCTAATCCATTGCAAAACGGTACCGTTTCAACACTCtaagttttttatatatttatctgTTTCATCTTCCATTGCAACTCCTAAGTCCTAACTCCGAACCACAGTAACTACCATCCGAACCTGAACCTGAATCCGAACCTCAATCTCCATGGCAGAATTCGCCTTCGCGGTCTTTATCATTCTCATTCTCGCCGGAGATTCCTCCGCCAGAGACCTCCGTCCATCAGATCACGGCCTTGTTTTCCAGTCACTATCGCCGGCGGGGACACATTCTTCATCGGAGATGAGATCCTTCTTCAACGGTGATAATTCATTTTTCCCAACAGATTCGTCTTCATCCGACGTGGCGATGCCGAAGGCAATTACCACCGGCGACTCTACTCCACCGTCGTGGAGGACAGTCTCCGGCGACGGCAGAGACCGAATTTGGAATGTGCTGAAGGTGGCGAGTTGGGCGTGTGGAATTGCGGGTGGGATTCTGATTTTGGTTTCTGGTTTGATGTACGTGTTTAAATATAGAAAGCAGGAACAAAACGCAGCGTTTAGTGGTAACAAcggtgaatttgaaaaagtggATGAAGATAATGATGATAAAAAATTGCAATTAGTGCTACGCGACCCTTCGAGCTGAGTCTTAGTACTTGGAtttgtgttgttgatttttCTTTACTACTGTATCTTTGATTT
This portion of the Trifolium pratense cultivar HEN17-A07 linkage group LG3, ARS_RC_1.1, whole genome shotgun sequence genome encodes:
- the LOC123917824 gene encoding uncharacterized protein LOC123917824 yields the protein MAEFAFAVFIILILAGDSSARDLRPSDHGLVFQSLSPAGTHSSSEMRSFFNGDNSFFPTDSSSSDVAMPKAITTGDSTPPSWRTVSGDGRDRIWNVLKVASWACGIAGGILILVSGLMYVFKYRKQEQNAAFSGNNGEFEKVDEDNDDKKLQLVLRDPSS